Proteins encoded within one genomic window of Balneolaceae bacterium:
- a CDS encoding NlpC/P60 family protein: MLLGVLCFYLTGCGIQKRTISSESPEEGSTSQNKSEVQQKSEESPPAAMNISSSYENITSIQKQLQNAHQQWKGTPYRYGGETSNGIDCSAFTQQVFRDFFDLDLPRHTRNQLQEGASIRRRSIKTGDLIFFKTGRRSLHVGISVGDGDFLHASVSSGVMISNIGDRYWATRYLGARRVL, translated from the coding sequence ATGCTGTTGGGCGTGCTCTGTTTTTACCTTACGGGCTGCGGTATCCAAAAAAGAACGATCTCTTCTGAATCGCCTGAAGAGGGATCAACCTCACAGAATAAATCTGAAGTTCAGCAAAAAAGTGAAGAATCTCCACCTGCGGCAATGAACATCTCCTCTTCGTATGAGAATATCACCAGTATTCAAAAACAGTTGCAAAATGCGCATCAGCAATGGAAGGGAACTCCCTACAGATATGGAGGAGAAACCAGTAATGGAATCGATTGTTCAGCATTTACTCAGCAAGTTTTTCGTGACTTTTTCGATTTAGATCTTCCAAGACACACCCGTAATCAACTGCAGGAGGGGGCCAGCATTCGAAGGAGATCAATCAAAACCGGTGACCTTATCTTTTTTAAAACCGGACGAAGATCATTGCATGTGGGTATCTCGGTAGGGGATGGAGACTTTCTGCATGCTTCGGTTTCATCGGGAGTGATGATTTCCAATATTGGAGACCGCTATTGGGCAACCCGTTACCTCGGCGCCAGAAGAGTTTTGTAA
- a CDS encoding FGGY family carbohydrate kinase, with protein MSKKVLLGFDVGSSFVKGSVIDADDGDLIASASAPDKEMSMHSPQPGMAEQDPEVWWEQIKSITQQLLASNKFNKEDVAGIGISYQMHGLVAVDKDKNVLRSSIIWCDSRAASIGREAFQDLGEDFCLENYLNSPGNFTASKLKWVKDNEPKIYKKIWKIMLPGDYIGMKLTGEVCTTKSGLSEGIFWDYSQHDLAQSLLEHYGISADLLPKAYNSFDDHGTLSESAAAELSLKAGTPVSYRAGDQPNNAFSLNVIDPGEVAATAGTSGVIYGVIDKPVTDPKSRVNTFIHVNHEEQKERYGMLLCINGTGILNSWNKKQLADDDLSYDEMNEMAAQIEIGSEGLNVLPFGNGAERVLEDQNLGAHFSGIDFHRHTKAHMFRAAQEGIVFSLYYGLQIMEKTGIECKTVKAGHANMFLSPVFREAFVNTTGATLELYNTDGAQGAARGAGVGAGVYNSIEEAFEGLKQIETVSPNEEKMNRYRQRYYNWVQTLQSKL; from the coding sequence ATGAGTAAGAAAGTATTATTAGGATTTGATGTTGGAAGTTCATTTGTAAAAGGTTCTGTTATTGATGCTGATGATGGCGATTTAATCGCCTCTGCTTCCGCTCCCGATAAAGAGATGTCTATGCACTCTCCACAACCAGGCATGGCAGAGCAGGATCCAGAGGTTTGGTGGGAGCAGATAAAATCAATAACACAGCAGCTGCTCGCCTCAAATAAGTTTAACAAAGAAGATGTAGCTGGTATCGGGATATCATACCAAATGCATGGATTGGTTGCAGTAGATAAAGATAAAAATGTACTCCGATCATCTATAATTTGGTGTGACAGCCGGGCTGCATCGATCGGGCGTGAGGCTTTTCAGGATTTGGGGGAAGATTTTTGCCTGGAGAATTACCTGAATTCGCCGGGAAATTTCACTGCATCGAAGTTGAAATGGGTGAAGGATAATGAGCCGAAAATCTACAAGAAAATCTGGAAAATTATGCTTCCCGGTGATTATATCGGGATGAAACTGACTGGAGAAGTTTGTACTACAAAATCGGGCCTTTCCGAAGGAATTTTCTGGGATTATAGTCAACATGATCTGGCTCAGTCGTTATTAGAGCACTATGGAATTTCAGCAGATCTGCTTCCCAAAGCTTATAATTCGTTTGATGATCACGGGACTTTAAGTGAATCTGCTGCTGCTGAATTAAGTTTAAAAGCCGGTACGCCGGTATCCTACAGGGCGGGAGATCAACCCAATAATGCGTTTTCCTTAAATGTTATCGATCCCGGTGAAGTTGCGGCTACAGCGGGAACGTCCGGTGTGATTTATGGAGTGATTGATAAACCGGTGACGGATCCAAAATCGAGAGTAAATACGTTTATTCATGTGAATCATGAAGAGCAAAAAGAGCGCTATGGGATGTTACTTTGTATTAATGGGACCGGAATTCTAAACAGCTGGAACAAAAAACAGTTAGCTGATGACGATCTTTCTTATGATGAGATGAATGAAATGGCAGCACAGATTGAGATCGGATCAGAAGGATTAAACGTCTTGCCATTTGGAAATGGCGCGGAGCGGGTTTTAGAAGATCAAAATTTAGGTGCGCATTTTAGTGGAATTGATTTTCACCGGCATACCAAAGCCCATATGTTTCGGGCAGCTCAGGAGGGAATTGTATTCTCTCTCTACTATGGTTTGCAAATTATGGAGAAAACCGGAATTGAATGTAAAACTGTAAAAGCCGGGCATGCCAACATGTTTTTGAGTCCTGTATTCAGAGAAGCATTTGTAAATACCACCGGAGCTACATTAGAATTGTACAATACGGATGGAGCCCAGGGTGCTGCACGAGGAGCTGGTGTTGGTGCTGGCGTTTATAACTCTATTGAAGAAGCATTTGAGGGACTTAAACAAATCGAAACCGTTTCACCCAATGAAGAGAAAATGAATCGATACCGGCAAAGGTATTACAATTGGGTTCAAACATTACAATCAAAACTATAA
- the xylA gene encoding xylose isomerase — protein MSEEYFPSIDKIEYEGPDTDNHLAFRYYDESKKVAGKTMKEHFRFAVAYWHSFCNENSDPFGVGTRTFPWDKSSDPVDNAKFRLDAAFEFFTKLGTPYYCFHDRDLAPEGVTIHDSEKNLIELVSKAKKYQEDTGVKLLWGTANLFSHPRYMNGAATNPDFDVVCHAAAQVKAALDATVELDGENYVFWGGREGYMKLLNTQLKREQDHLGEFLRSARDYGRKIGFEGNFLIEPKPMEPTKQQYDFDSATVIGFLREQDLLDDFKLNIEANHATLASHSFAHDLAIAAERGLLGSIDANRGDAQNGWDTDYFPTDLYDATEAMIVVLENGGIAPGGFNFDAKIRRNSTDLDDLFHAHIGGMDTFARALITADKIMNDSDFKEIRYGRYSSFDEGNGKLFEEGNLSLEELRTFAIESGEPEVISGKQELLENIVNRHI, from the coding sequence ATGAGCGAAGAATATTTTCCATCGATCGATAAAATTGAATATGAAGGGCCGGATACGGATAACCACCTGGCATTTCGGTATTATGATGAATCGAAAAAAGTAGCCGGTAAAACCATGAAGGAACATTTCCGGTTTGCTGTGGCCTACTGGCATTCATTTTGTAATGAGAATAGTGATCCGTTTGGAGTGGGAACAAGAACATTTCCCTGGGACAAAAGCAGCGATCCGGTAGATAACGCCAAGTTTCGCCTGGATGCTGCATTTGAATTTTTTACCAAACTGGGAACGCCCTACTACTGTTTTCATGATCGTGATTTGGCACCGGAAGGGGTGACGATTCACGACTCAGAAAAAAACCTTATTGAACTGGTTTCAAAAGCCAAAAAGTACCAGGAAGATACAGGTGTGAAGTTGTTGTGGGGAACAGCAAATCTGTTCAGCCATCCGCGATATATGAACGGGGCCGCAACCAATCCCGATTTTGATGTGGTTTGCCACGCCGCCGCACAGGTAAAAGCCGCCCTCGATGCCACTGTAGAACTGGATGGCGAAAACTATGTATTCTGGGGCGGACGCGAAGGATACATGAAATTGCTGAATACACAACTAAAACGCGAACAAGATCACCTTGGTGAATTTCTGCGTTCAGCCCGCGACTATGGACGAAAGATCGGGTTTGAAGGGAACTTCCTGATTGAGCCGAAACCGATGGAGCCCACAAAGCAACAGTACGATTTTGATTCCGCAACCGTCATTGGATTTTTGCGAGAGCAGGATCTACTGGACGATTTTAAACTGAATATTGAAGCCAACCATGCCACCCTTGCCAGCCACAGTTTTGCACATGATTTGGCAATTGCGGCGGAACGAGGTTTGCTCGGAAGTATTGATGCCAACCGGGGAGATGCTCAAAATGGCTGGGATACCGACTACTTTCCAACCGATCTTTATGATGCCACCGAAGCGATGATTGTGGTTCTGGAGAATGGTGGAATTGCACCCGGTGGTTTCAATTTTGATGCAAAAATCCGCCGAAATTCAACCGATCTGGACGATCTTTTCCATGCCCATATCGGTGGAATGGATACTTTTGCAAGAGCATTAATCACTGCTGATAAAATTATGAATGATTCCGACTTCAAAGAGATCCGGTATGGACGTTATTCATCCTTTGATGAAGGAAATGGCAAGTTATTTGAAGAAGGGAATCTGTCTCTCGAGGAACTTAGAACGTTTGCTATTGAATCAGGCGAGCCTGAGGTAATTAGCGGCAAGCAGGAACTGCTGGAGAATATTGTGAATCGGCATATTTAA
- the icd gene encoding NADP-dependent isocitrate dehydrogenase, producing the protein MSFEKLDKPSVGSVIKKNEDGSLIVGDDPIIPFIEGDGIGIDISPTMKHVVDSAVEKAYNGKKKINWFEVYAGEKAVEEYGDDTWLPEDTLTAFREYLVGIKGPLTTPVGGGIRSLNVAIRQKLDLFACVRPVKYYTGTPSPVKHPEKTDMVIFRENTEDIYAGIEYQTGTAENKKLKDFLIDELGVTSIRFPETSSLGIKPISIEGSKRLVRSAINYAIEEGRESVTLVHKGNIMKFTEGSFKNWGYEVAREEFDAEVIGEGPWCKLPNGIVIKDVIADAFLQQILTRPDEYDVIATMNLNGDYVSDALAACVGGIGIAPGANINYNSGIAVFEATHGTAPKYTGQDKVNPGSLILSAVMMLRYMGWKEAADLIEKGIEKAISNKRVTYDFERLMDDATLLKCSEFGEEIVKGM; encoded by the coding sequence ATGAGTTTTGAAAAATTAGATAAACCTTCTGTTGGCTCCGTCATCAAGAAAAATGAAGACGGATCCCTTATTGTCGGAGACGATCCGATTATACCGTTTATTGAAGGCGACGGTATTGGAATTGACATATCACCCACCATGAAACACGTTGTAGACAGCGCTGTTGAAAAAGCCTATAACGGAAAGAAAAAAATTAACTGGTTTGAAGTGTACGCCGGCGAAAAAGCCGTAGAAGAATATGGCGATGATACATGGCTGCCCGAAGATACATTAACCGCTTTCCGGGAATATCTTGTAGGAATTAAGGGACCGCTGACTACACCTGTTGGCGGAGGTATTCGTTCACTGAATGTAGCAATCCGCCAAAAACTGGACCTGTTCGCATGTGTTCGACCTGTGAAATATTACACCGGTACTCCTTCACCTGTAAAACATCCGGAAAAAACCGATATGGTCATCTTTCGGGAAAACACCGAAGATATCTACGCGGGAATTGAGTACCAGACAGGAACAGCTGAAAACAAAAAACTGAAAGATTTTTTGATTGATGAACTTGGTGTTACAAGCATCCGTTTCCCGGAAACATCATCTTTGGGAATCAAGCCGATCTCTATTGAGGGATCTAAACGGCTGGTTCGTTCTGCGATCAATTATGCTATTGAAGAAGGACGCGAGAGCGTGACCTTGGTTCATAAAGGAAACATTATGAAATTTACCGAGGGGAGCTTCAAAAACTGGGGATATGAAGTTGCCAGAGAAGAGTTCGATGCCGAAGTGATTGGCGAGGGCCCCTGGTGTAAACTGCCGAATGGTATCGTAATCAAAGATGTAATTGCCGATGCATTCTTGCAGCAAATACTCACGCGACCGGATGAGTACGATGTAATCGCAACCATGAACCTGAATGGTGATTACGTGTCTGATGCCCTTGCAGCTTGTGTTGGCGGAATCGGAATCGCGCCGGGTGCTAACATCAATTATAATTCCGGGATTGCCGTTTTTGAAGCAACACACGGAACGGCTCCAAAATATACTGGTCAGGATAAAGTTAATCCCGGTTCTCTGATTCTCTCCGCTGTAATGATGCTTCGTTACATGGGCTGGAAAGAAGCGGCTGACCTGATTGAGAAAGGAATCGAAAAAGCGATCAGCAACAAACGCGTAACCTACGATTTCGAACGTCTCATGGATGATGCAACACTCCTGAAATGTTCAGAATTTGGCGAAGAGATCGTAAAAGGAATGTAA
- a CDS encoding transposase, with protein sequence MPDRLSGVRTTGSLPVTDQLHSINICGYGYTFFAFNQTKSNIKYFRKRRASILEYYKRKLPHWQISGAEYFVTFRLAGSLPVQVVKDLQQMRKRHHQAISENPDNKKELQKKLESKFFKKYEDLLDNSSTGPRWLQKPEIAEIIKESIHFRDKRKYDLYAYCIMSNHVHIVFRHLQKDHEENIEHTLPPVTRILKNLKSYSALQANKALDRNGAFWHSESYDHLIRNNSELENMIRYTIYNPVKAKLVKRWQDWEHTYCKAEFLGDF encoded by the coding sequence GTGCCGGACAGGCTGTCCGGCGTACGTACAACGGGCAGCCTGCCCGTTACTGACCAACTCCATTCTATCAATATATGTGGATATGGATATACCTTTTTTGCTTTCAATCAGACAAAATCTAATATTAAATATTTCAGAAAACGAAGAGCCAGTATTTTGGAATACTACAAGAGAAAACTACCACATTGGCAAATTTCCGGAGCCGAATATTTTGTCACGTTCCGTTTAGCAGGTTCCCTGCCCGTCCAGGTTGTCAAGGATTTACAACAAATGAGAAAACGGCATCATCAAGCGATATCAGAAAATCCAGACAATAAAAAGGAACTTCAAAAAAAGCTTGAATCAAAATTTTTTAAAAAATATGAAGACCTGTTAGACAACAGCAGCACAGGGCCAAGATGGTTACAAAAACCGGAAATTGCTGAAATCATCAAAGAGTCCATTCATTTTCGAGATAAGCGAAAATACGATTTGTATGCATACTGTATCATGAGTAATCATGTCCATATTGTTTTTCGCCACCTTCAAAAAGATCACGAAGAAAATATTGAGCACACACTCCCGCCCGTCACCAGAATTCTAAAGAATTTGAAATCTTATTCAGCTCTTCAGGCAAATAAAGCACTGGATAGAAATGGTGCCTTTTGGCACTCTGAAAGTTATGATCATCTGATCAGAAATAACTCAGAACTGGAAAATATGATTCGTTATACAATATACAATCCTGTTAAAGCTAAGTTGGTTAAGAGATGGCAGGATTGGGAACATACATATTGTAAGGCTGAATTTTTGGGAGATTTCTAA
- the mutL gene encoding DNA mismatch repair endonuclease MutL: MNQQGEIGQSVIRTMPPELSNKIAAGEVIQRPASVAKELLDNAIDAGADHIKLIVLQAGRTLIQVVDNGCGMSEEDARLCFERHATSKIESVDDLFRVRTMGFRGEAMASIASVSQIEMKTKRVEDDAGTLLEIWGGEEKRFEPVAVDDGTSVAVRNLFYNVPARRQFLKTDATELKHIIQAFQNSALANTNIEFELHADGDRMYHLPKQDLTERIPALFGKQYKASLIPFEEETSYVKIHGMLVDPKLAKKSRGEQFLFVNGRPFQHRYLTYVILSLFDTWTRQNEYPFYAIYFEIDPTQVDVNVHPAKLEVKFDDERSIIQLARSVIKKAINEYFAVPDIETSERVENDFDLSLDQFNNRSDKRGKNGGQTNPINIPSRINFRKSGIDGEESAERLYGGTDTEGDYTEEDQKHSSKNQSQSRDRGFWQLHNRYILTQTRTGLCVIDQHAAHKRIIFEKAMSATEESLPGTQQLLFAQTVELNATEFSLLKELLPIIQRMGFSIQLLSGNTAIINGVPADIEIGDEKAVLRDMLQQYRELSKKPSLDARKRVAIAFASRTAIPRGKKLTEQEMEMLIDQLFACEEPYHDPLEKPTLVTMSMDEMKRRFR; the protein is encoded by the coding sequence TTGAATCAACAAGGAGAAATTGGGCAGTCGGTTATTCGAACCATGCCCCCCGAACTTTCCAATAAAATTGCCGCCGGCGAGGTTATTCAGCGTCCCGCATCTGTGGCGAAAGAACTTCTCGACAATGCCATTGATGCCGGAGCCGATCACATCAAACTGATTGTTCTGCAGGCCGGCCGTACACTTATCCAGGTTGTTGATAACGGATGCGGAATGTCGGAGGAGGATGCCCGGCTCTGTTTCGAACGGCATGCCACATCAAAAATAGAATCGGTTGATGACCTCTTTCGTGTTCGAACCATGGGATTTCGCGGAGAAGCGATGGCATCGATTGCGTCCGTCTCTCAGATTGAGATGAAGACCAAGCGGGTGGAAGATGATGCCGGAACACTTCTTGAAATATGGGGTGGCGAAGAGAAACGGTTTGAGCCGGTGGCAGTAGATGACGGAACCTCCGTTGCCGTTCGAAACCTGTTCTACAATGTACCGGCCCGCCGCCAATTCCTGAAAACCGATGCAACCGAGCTGAAGCATATCATCCAGGCGTTTCAAAACAGCGCACTTGCCAATACAAATATTGAGTTCGAACTGCATGCCGATGGCGACCGGATGTATCATCTTCCGAAACAGGATCTGACTGAACGGATTCCTGCACTTTTTGGGAAACAGTACAAGGCCAGCCTGATTCCTTTCGAGGAGGAAACCAGCTATGTAAAAATTCACGGCATGCTGGTGGATCCAAAACTGGCCAAAAAAAGCCGGGGAGAGCAGTTTCTGTTTGTGAACGGCCGGCCCTTTCAGCATCGATACCTGACCTATGTTATTCTGAGTCTTTTTGATACATGGACACGTCAGAATGAGTATCCGTTTTATGCGATCTATTTTGAGATTGATCCAACCCAGGTGGATGTAAACGTGCATCCCGCCAAACTGGAAGTAAAATTTGATGACGAGCGAAGTATCATACAGTTGGCACGATCTGTCATTAAAAAAGCGATCAATGAATATTTTGCCGTTCCGGATATCGAGACGTCTGAGCGGGTTGAAAATGATTTTGATCTCTCGCTCGATCAATTCAATAATCGCAGCGATAAGCGAGGAAAAAACGGGGGGCAAACCAACCCCATTAACATCCCATCCAGGATTAACTTTCGAAAATCCGGAATCGATGGAGAAGAATCGGCAGAGCGATTGTATGGCGGTACAGATACTGAAGGAGATTATACTGAAGAAGATCAAAAACACTCTTCGAAAAATCAGAGTCAGTCGCGTGACAGAGGCTTCTGGCAGCTTCATAACCGGTACATTTTAACCCAAACCCGGACCGGCTTATGCGTAATCGATCAGCATGCAGCTCACAAACGAATTATTTTTGAAAAGGCGATGAGCGCTACGGAGGAGTCATTACCGGGAACACAGCAACTGCTTTTTGCACAAACGGTTGAATTAAATGCAACTGAGTTTTCACTTCTGAAAGAGCTGTTGCCTATTATTCAACGAATGGGTTTTAGCATCCAGCTATTGAGCGGAAATACGGCGATTATCAATGGTGTTCCTGCGGATATTGAGATTGGTGACGAAAAAGCAGTACTCCGGGATATGCTTCAGCAGTACCGGGAGCTCAGTAAAAAACCATCCCTCGATGCCCGAAAACGGGTAGCTATTGCATTTGCATCTCGAACGGCTATTCCGCGGGGAAAGAAACTTACCGAACAAGAGATGGAGATGTTGATCGATCAGCTTTTTGCCTGTGAAGAACCCTATCACGATCCGCTTGAAAAACCAACACTGGTTACCATGTCTATGGATGAGATGAAGCGGCGGTTTCGGTAA
- a CDS encoding DUF3524 domain-containing protein gives MNILAVEPFYNGSHRAFLKGLQEHSAHNIIPIKLDYRRWKWRMHGDSVKLAEMSAEIVEDIDLLLVSSMTNLPAFLALTNPRFAHTPKVMIMHENQLTQPMPEGEDRDITYCYINYLSMLSADKLLFSTKFHLNDLLEALPTFLENFPDDKHYNTVDKIQEKSQVMYPGLDLSVFDQQPDTRQNNKRPVIVWNQRWQFDRNPSMFFKVLNRLNDIDLEFDLILAGDTKHKKPEEFEKAWKRFGDQITHFGYVENVERYSKLLHSGDIVVSTATYEFFCVAIMEAIYCGCHPLVPNRLHYPELIPESLHNPLLHAPVLYDTEDDLFRNLKNLLTGETKPLPKASLQNINKHLDWSQMIDRYDSLFDELKETKSVASF, from the coding sequence GTGAATATACTTGCAGTTGAACCTTTTTATAACGGATCTCACCGGGCTTTTTTGAAAGGTCTTCAGGAACACTCAGCTCACAATATCATCCCGATAAAACTGGATTATCGACGATGGAAATGGCGTATGCACGGCGATTCTGTAAAACTTGCAGAGATGTCCGCCGAAATAGTTGAAGATATTGATCTTTTGTTGGTGAGTAGTATGACCAACCTGCCGGCGTTTCTTGCGCTTACAAATCCCCGCTTTGCGCATACGCCCAAAGTGATGATTATGCACGAAAATCAGCTTACACAGCCGATGCCGGAGGGTGAAGATCGTGATATAACCTATTGCTATATCAACTATCTGAGTATGCTGTCGGCTGATAAACTTCTGTTCTCAACAAAGTTTCACCTGAATGATCTTTTGGAGGCGTTACCCACGTTCCTGGAGAACTTTCCGGATGATAAACATTACAATACGGTGGACAAGATCCAGGAAAAGAGCCAGGTGATGTACCCCGGTTTAGATCTTTCGGTTTTTGACCAACAACCAGATACGCGGCAAAACAATAAACGACCTGTAATTGTATGGAATCAACGTTGGCAGTTTGATCGAAATCCCTCCATGTTTTTTAAAGTGTTGAACCGCCTGAACGATATAGACCTGGAGTTTGATCTGATTTTAGCGGGTGATACTAAACACAAAAAACCGGAAGAGTTTGAAAAAGCATGGAAACGGTTTGGAGATCAGATCACCCATTTTGGCTATGTGGAAAATGTTGAAAGGTATAGCAAACTTCTTCACTCGGGAGATATCGTAGTTTCAACGGCCACATACGAGTTTTTCTGTGTGGCGATCATGGAAGCGATCTACTGTGGGTGTCATCCGCTGGTTCCCAATCGATTACACTATCCCGAACTAATTCCCGAGAGTCTCCATAATCCACTATTGCATGCCCCGGTTTTGTATGATACCGAAGACGACCTGTTTCGCAATCTGAAAAATTTACTTACTGGCGAGACAAAACCGTTACCCAAGGCCTCTCTTCAAAATATCAACAAACATCTGGACTGGAGCCAGATGATTGATCGTTATGACTCTCTTTTTGATGAGTTGAAGGAAACAAAGAGTGTGGCTTCATTTTAA
- a CDS encoding cytochrome B, whose product MFYSIFLILHSLLRWFVLISLIYTMFLAYKGWFSNLTYTPRHDKIRNITVIIVHVQLLVGLVLYGISPVIRQLFSNFGEAVQQSALRFYGMEHSILMILAVVFITIGSAKAKRLTEDVKKFKSIAVWFTIGLILILITIPWPFSPFDARPLFRIF is encoded by the coding sequence ATGTTCTATTCCATCTTTTTAATTCTTCACTCCCTTCTTCGCTGGTTTGTTTTAATCAGTTTAATCTATACAATGTTCCTGGCATACAAAGGGTGGTTTTCAAATCTTACATACACTCCTCGCCATGATAAAATTCGAAATATCACGGTTATCATTGTACACGTTCAGCTGCTTGTGGGCCTTGTACTCTATGGCATTAGCCCCGTCATAAGGCAACTCTTCAGTAATTTTGGTGAGGCTGTTCAGCAATCTGCCCTTCGGTTTTACGGAATGGAACACAGTATTTTAATGATCCTTGCGGTTGTCTTTATCACCATCGGTTCGGCCAAAGCCAAACGGCTTACAGAAGATGTGAAGAAATTTAAATCGATCGCCGTATGGTTCACCATCGGGCTGATACTCATCCTGATTACCATCCCCTGGCCGTTCTCTCCATTTGATGCACGTCCGTTATTCAGAATTTTTTAA
- a CDS encoding aldo/keto reductase: MQYRQFGNTDLKVSEVGFGTWGIGGPAMAGDIPLGWGDVDDDTSIKALEKAYDLGVNFYDTADFYGLGHSEELLGNVFSDKKDVIIASKVGHRLDEDESIYVDYTYEHIVNSCENSLKRLKRDVIDFYQLHTAKLNHLEQGECIEAMEKLKSDGKIRYWGVSLNTYNPYPEADFIFEKNIGHGLQVVLNIINQRSLEIIQQADKRGMGIIARMPLQFGLLTGKFDKDTRFDEDDHRYFRLKPPILEASLDALEEVWPLTEKYGVTKTELALSFILSFEGVSTVIPGIKTEEQAVKNTQGIVKLSDEDRESIRTLFDQKFDNLLEQMKESES, from the coding sequence ATGCAATACAGGCAATTTGGCAATACGGATCTGAAAGTAAGTGAAGTGGGATTTGGTACATGGGGAATTGGCGGGCCGGCCATGGCCGGTGATATTCCCCTCGGCTGGGGAGATGTAGATGATGATACATCCATTAAAGCTCTTGAAAAAGCCTATGACCTCGGAGTGAATTTCTATGATACGGCTGACTTTTATGGCCTTGGCCACTCAGAGGAGTTACTCGGTAACGTTTTTAGTGATAAGAAAGATGTGATTATTGCCAGCAAGGTCGGGCATCGGCTGGATGAAGACGAATCGATCTATGTGGATTACACCTATGAGCATATTGTGAATTCCTGCGAGAATAGTTTAAAGCGTTTAAAAAGAGACGTGATCGATTTTTATCAATTGCACACCGCAAAGCTGAATCATCTGGAACAGGGTGAATGTATTGAGGCGATGGAGAAACTGAAGAGTGACGGGAAAATTCGTTATTGGGGTGTCTCTCTGAATACTTATAATCCTTATCCTGAGGCTGATTTTATCTTTGAAAAAAATATAGGGCATGGTTTACAGGTGGTTTTGAATATTATCAATCAGCGAAGTCTTGAGATTATTCAACAAGCAGATAAAAGAGGAATGGGAATTATCGCACGAATGCCCCTGCAGTTTGGGCTGCTTACCGGAAAATTCGATAAGGATACCCGTTTTGATGAGGATGATCACCGATATTTTCGATTGAAACCACCCATCCTGGAAGCCTCGCTTGATGCTCTCGAAGAAGTTTGGCCGTTAACAGAGAAATATGGTGTGACTAAAACAGAACTGGCTTTGAGTTTTATCTTGAGCTTTGAAGGGGTGTCAACAGTAATTCCCGGCATAAAAACAGAGGAACAAGCCGTAAAAAATACACAGGGAATTGTGAAGTTATCGGATGAGGATCGGGAATCTATTCGTACATTATTTGATCAAAAGTTTGACAATCTCTTGGAGCAAATGAAGGAGAGTGAGAGTTGA